A single uncultured Acetobacterium sp. DNA region contains:
- a CDS encoding IS3 family transposase (programmed frameshift): MTKRQRRTFTDEFKNQMVQLYLNGKPRTGIVREYDLTASSLDKWIKQHQTSGSFNEKDNRSEEETELIRLRKENQRLLMENDIPKASRADNGTKVEVIKANQDRYSISAMCDVLEIPKSTFYSTSKKTAEPDPIINDVIEIFKSSRRNYGTRKIKYELKNRGIIASRRRIGRIMKENGFVSNYTVAQYKVHKQPVNDDSFPNEVNQQFEGRNHLEVIVSDLTYVRVAGKWNYVCLILDLHNREIIGYSAGANKTALLVYQAFARIKYRLDLITIFHTDCGSEFKNNAIDGVIETFDIRRSLSKKGCPYDNAVAESAFKVFKTEFANQEVFPSLDYLTLMLSDYVNWYNNVRIHSSLGYLSPVAYRKSAHKKVV; the protein is encoded by the exons ATGACTAAAAGACAACGCCGTACTTTTACCGATGAATTCAAGAACCAGATGGTTCAATTGTACCTCAATGGAAAACCGAGAACAGGAATCGTAAGAGAATATGACTTAACCGCTTCATCACTGGATAAATGGATTAAACAACATCAAACTTCAGGCTCATTTAACGAGAAAGACAACCGCAGCGAAGAAGAAACTGAACTGATTCGTCTTCGCAAGGAAAATCAGCGACTTCTGATGGAAAATGACATCC CTAAAGCAAGCCGCGCTGATAATGGGACGAAAGTAGAAGTCATCAAAGCAAATCAAGACAGATACTCGATATCAGCAATGTGTGACGTCCTGGAAATTCCAAAGAGTACCTTTTATTCCACTTCTAAGAAAACAGCTGAACCCGATCCAATTATCAACGACGTGATTGAAATTTTCAAATCCAGCCGAAGGAATTATGGAACCCGTAAAATAAAATATGAACTTAAAAACCGCGGCATTATCGCTTCCCGTCGACGGATTGGCCGTATTATGAAAGAAAACGGATTCGTTTCAAATTACACCGTTGCTCAATATAAGGTGCACAAACAGCCTGTCAATGACGATTCTTTTCCAAACGAAGTCAATCAGCAATTCGAGGGTCGAAATCATTTGGAAGTTATTGTCAGCGATTTGACTTATGTTCGGGTTGCGGGAAAATGGAATTATGTTTGTCTCATCCTTGACCTTCACAATCGAGAAATAATTGGATACAGTGCCGGTGCAAATAAGACTGCATTGCTTGTCTATCAGGCTTTTGCCAGAATCAAATACAGACTGGATTTAATCACCATTTTTCATACTGATTGTGGCAGTGAGTTTAAAAACAATGCCATTGATGGCGTGATTGAAACCTTTGATATCAGAAGATCTCTCAGTAAAAAAGGTTGCCCTTATGATAATGCGGTTGCCGAAAGTGCTTTCAAGGTTTTCAAAACGGAATTCGCTAATCAGGAAGTATTTCCCTCCCTGGATTATCTGACATTGATGTTGTCCGATTATGTCAATTGGTACAACAACGTAAGAATTCATTCGTCATTGGGTTACTTATCACCGGTGGCATATCGAAAATCAGCCCACAAAAAAGTGGTCTAA
- a CDS encoding DUF5050 domain-containing protein, with the protein MKKILMIGLSTLIILLITGGVIFAEEESKETVSAAALKPIVSYQTHIENIGWEAEDAGQAWKLNGEMSGTSGKGLRLEGIKIKINNDTNLGVQYQTHIQNIGWEDDSGSGWKKDAEMSGTKGMGYRLEAIQIKLTGVDANNYDLYYRVHAQNLGWLDWAKNGESAGTAGFSYRLEAIEIILREKGGDAPGITDNPFIEPPPKSYDLGNTAGNLMNGGGCVYKDGNTYVNFLDGNNLYTSISKIDSSGNASIIYTSPKYYNPTYLNIKDDWLYYYLKPVLNSNTYDLSGIYKIRLDGTQNTPINSEFAVRNMSACGDQLFFSNGYRGVLSIGLNGENLTTLSGDSTLYTINDGLLYYQPADKSLQLLNLENNSRSTVQSKAVSKKSMIIENDYIFYLTFDGELYRMNMNGSNLIKLSNDKIGSFNIKDGYIYYGLDQTATIKRMNLDGSQKTVLINLTAYEIGSEYSQKNPFSIGSILLSDKSIYYFVSGGTGAPDGRAPVFRASLTGENNEKINNFE; encoded by the coding sequence ATGAAAAAAATATTAATGATTGGATTGAGTACGTTAATCATTTTGTTAATAACAGGTGGAGTAATTTTTGCAGAAGAAGAGAGTAAGGAAACGGTTTCGGCAGCTGCGTTGAAACCGATTGTATCCTATCAAACCCACATAGAAAATATTGGCTGGGAGGCGGAAGATGCCGGTCAGGCATGGAAACTGAATGGAGAAATGAGTGGTACATCAGGAAAAGGACTCCGCCTTGAAGGGATAAAAATTAAAATTAACAACGATACCAATCTGGGTGTCCAATATCAGACCCATATTCAGAATATTGGTTGGGAGGATGACTCAGGAAGCGGTTGGAAAAAAGATGCAGAGATGAGCGGCACCAAAGGTATGGGCTATCGTTTGGAAGCGATTCAGATAAAACTTACCGGAGTCGATGCAAATAATTATGATCTTTATTACCGTGTTCATGCCCAGAATTTAGGATGGCTCGACTGGGCAAAAAATGGAGAAAGTGCTGGTACAGCTGGTTTTAGTTATCGATTGGAAGCCATTGAAATTATTTTGAGAGAAAAAGGAGGCGATGCTCCTGGCATAACAGATAATCCTTTTATTGAGCCGCCGCCAAAAAGCTATGATTTAGGGAATACGGCAGGTAATCTGATGAATGGTGGCGGTTGTGTATATAAAGATGGTAATACGTATGTGAACTTTCTTGATGGAAATAATCTATACACAAGCATCAGCAAAATCGATTCAAGCGGCAATGCCTCAATAATATATACGTCACCAAAGTATTATAATCCAACATATTTAAACATTAAAGATGACTGGTTATATTATTATTTAAAACCTGTTCTTAACAGTAACACATATGATTTAAGTGGTATCTATAAAATTAGATTAGATGGGACACAAAATACACCGATTAATTCTGAATTCGCAGTTAGAAATATGAGTGCATGTGGAGATCAGTTGTTTTTTTCAAATGGCTACAGAGGTGTGCTAAGCATCGGTTTGAATGGAGAGAATTTGACGACTTTATCGGGTGATAGCACCCTTTATACGATTAATGATGGATTACTCTATTATCAGCCAGCTGACAAGAGTCTTCAATTACTGAATTTAGAAAATAATAGCAGAAGTACTGTCCAATCAAAGGCGGTTTCAAAGAAATCTATGATCATTGAAAATGACTATATTTTCTATTTAACCTTTGATGGTGAATTGTATCGAATGAATATGAACGGAAGTAATTTAATAAAGCTTTCGAATGATAAGATTGGATCTTTTAATATAAAAGACGGTTATATTTACTATGGTCTTGATCAGACAGCCACAATTAAAAGAATGAATCTCGACGGAAGTCAAAAAACAGTCTTAATTAATCTAACTGCTTATGAAATCGGTTCCGAATATAGTCAAAAAAATCCGTTTTCGATCGGGTCGATTTTATTGAGCGACAAGAGTATTTATTACTTTGTAAGTGGTGGAACGGGAGCACCAGATGGAAGAGCTCCTGTATTTCGGGCGTCGTTAACTGGTGAAAATAACGAAAAAATCAATAACTTTGAATAG
- a CDS encoding DUF4062 domain-containing protein, whose product MAGLRVFISSTCYDLSLLRSQLRVFIQSMGYEPIMSDFEDVLYDPRVHTHTSCVNEVSNCDMLLLIIGSRFGGQISIESLNSVNFDCFNNESFNTEILKNKESLSVTQLEVIKAIENYMPVYTFIDKKVWHDHQLYEKNKKSEIIEQIQFPSIEKQETAKFIFNFINFVRLRTKGNNIFTFEKGQEIEEILRKQWASYFQRLLNEQRHSTNEMKNLDMLGEQFEELKTAILSSIDNGDQREIARGVVRFRRMFDFLFCLKDLEIEYLESSEDDWDDVLKTAKISFIIDLDEDETNSYRPNIRTYVIRVDDFYYSSRISKNKIGSLAHEWDAFKSLKRKSREIIIETLSEIGTGLPLLRFEEEKLGAPTANTNIEKRMNYKIDSSKVEW is encoded by the coding sequence ATGGCGGGATTAAGAGTGTTCATTTCATCAACTTGTTATGATTTGTCGTTGCTTCGATCACAATTAAGAGTTTTCATACAATCTATGGGTTATGAACCAATTATGAGTGACTTTGAAGATGTTTTATATGATCCTAGAGTGCATACACACACAAGTTGTGTTAATGAAGTAAGTAACTGTGATATGTTATTACTTATAATTGGGTCAAGGTTTGGGGGGCAAATTTCGATTGAATCTTTAAACAGTGTCAATTTTGACTGCTTCAATAATGAAAGTTTCAATACAGAAATATTAAAAAATAAAGAGAGTTTGTCTGTAACTCAACTCGAAGTAATAAAAGCTATTGAGAATTACATGCCAGTATATACATTTATTGATAAGAAAGTTTGGCATGATCATCAACTTTATGAGAAGAATAAGAAGAGTGAAATAATAGAGCAAATTCAATTTCCGTCAATAGAAAAACAAGAAACAGCAAAGTTTATTTTTAATTTTATTAACTTTGTTCGATTAAGAACGAAAGGTAATAATATTTTTACGTTTGAAAAGGGTCAAGAAATTGAAGAAATATTAAGAAAACAATGGGCTAGCTATTTTCAGCGCTTGCTCAATGAACAAAGACACTCAACTAATGAAATGAAGAATTTAGATATGCTTGGTGAACAGTTTGAAGAATTAAAAACAGCAATTTTATCATCTATTGATAATGGAGATCAAAGAGAAATTGCAAGAGGTGTTGTTAGGTTTAGACGAATGTTTGATTTTTTATTTTGTTTAAAAGATTTAGAAATAGAATATTTGGAAAGTTCAGAAGACGATTGGGATGATGTCTTAAAAACAGCGAAAATTAGTTTTATTATTGATTTAGATGAAGATGAAACAAATTCTTATAGACCAAACATAAGAACATATGTAATTAGAGTAGATGATTTTTATTATTCATCTCGAATTTCAAAGAATAAAATAGGTAGTTTGGCTCACGAATGGGATGCATTTAAATCATTGAAAAGGAAAAGTAGGGAGATAATTATCGAAACTTTATCTGAAATTGGAACTGGTTTACCTCTTTTGAGATTTGAAGAAGAAAAACTTGGAGCTCCTACAGCAAATACAAATATCGAAAAACGAATGAATTATAAGATTGATTCAAGTAAAGTTGAATGGTGA